In the genome of Nitrospira japonica, one region contains:
- a CDS encoding c-type cytochrome has translation MVRLLVLGAAVLCFASAQPASGGAGPGSTERAAGQAQAGKAVFNGKGVCFYCHGVDGRRDRLPRIEADTAALIAQLNPPPADLRVPSRLRLKTDRERTSAIRNGHPGTGMFPDTRITDQELADTLAYLAVLRQEGTPTP, from the coding sequence GTGGTCCGACTCCTTGTGTTGGGCGCAGCGGTCCTTTGCTTCGCTTCGGCACAACCGGCATCGGGGGGTGCCGGCCCCGGTTCTACGGAAAGGGCTGCGGGACAGGCGCAGGCAGGCAAGGCTGTGTTCAACGGAAAAGGGGTCTGCTTCTATTGTCACGGCGTCGACGGACGACGCGACAGGTTACCCCGCATTGAAGCCGACACGGCTGCGCTTATCGCCCAGCTCAATCCGCCGCCGGCCGACCTCCGTGTCCCCAGTAGACTCCGGTTGAAAACCGACCGAGAGCGGACGAGTGCCATCAGGAATGGGCATCCCGGTACAGGCATGTTTCCGGACACAAGGATCACCGATCAGGAACTGGCCGACACGCTGGCCTATCTGGCGGTCCTCCGGCAGGAAGGCACTCCAACACCGTAG
- a CDS encoding DUF2934 domain-containing protein, translating into MRVRVDKGKPARKVSASTTSSPLISDKSLAIHGESVSPTGNDLHVRIAKRAYEIHAERGYLQGHALDDWLDAEREVLKHQA; encoded by the coding sequence ATGAGAGTCCGAGTTGACAAGGGAAAACCGGCGCGGAAGGTTTCGGCCTCTACGACCAGTTCACCGCTGATATCCGATAAATCGTTAGCGATTCATGGCGAGTCCGTATCGCCCACCGGCAACGACTTGCATGTCCGCATCGCCAAGCGCGCCTATGAGATTCATGCTGAGCGAGGCTATCTGCAGGGGCATGCGCTCGACGATTGGCTCGACGCGGAACGTGAAGTCCTCAAGCATCAAGCATAA